DNA sequence from the Littorina saxatilis isolate snail1 linkage group LG9, US_GU_Lsax_2.0, whole genome shotgun sequence genome:
AACAGCGGACTCAAGCGACATTTTCTATTCTGCATACATAACACACCCCAGTGAGAGTGTGGACAATAATTCCACTCGCTCCAGTAGAAGTACCTCCACGAGTTCCATCAAAAATGGGAGTAACCCAGAAACCGTTCATGTTAGCACGAATAACTCCTCGGGCGCCAGCGCGCACGTGAAGGACAGTACGATCAGACCCCACTCCACCATGCGCCCAACGATTTGGCCAAGTCAGATCGGTAGACCAAGGAGAGGCCTCATCACCATGGATATGGTGCAGAAGGTTGCCACGGTAATCCCCATCGTATCCATCGTTGTCATGACAGCAGGCATAGCCCTGAACGTTCCGTCCGTAGTGGTGTTCTACAGGTTGACAGCGTCCGTCAGCAACAGCTACATGAAGATCTTGATCGTTCTGGACACCGTGTGTTTAGTGCTCAACCTGCCCATGGCTGCCATAGAGGTCGTCCACGATAACTTCATCTTCCTCCCTATCCCTTACCACTACTTCACCATGTACCTCGGCCTCATCGGCCTCATGGGCACCAGACACGTCGTCTTCGTGCTGACGGCATTCATGAGCGTCCATCGCTGCGTATCCTTGAGTTTGCCTGTCAAGTTTACCCTCAGGAACCCTCTCAACCACCCGAAGATCGCGTTGTGCGTTGTCTTCATCTTGGCCTTCAGCCTCTCCGTGCCCAGTCTCACGTTCAGCTTCCACCAAGACTGGGCCAGCAACGCCACCGAGACGACCTTCAACCAGATCGTCATCTCCAAAACCCAGATCAACGAAGGGCTGATGCTTCTGGGCATCCTTCTCTTTCGCACCATTCCCGTACCGCTCATCATCACGTCCAACCTCGCTCTCTTCGCCTCCCTCGTGCGGCACGTGCGCGACACACGCGCAGCGGGCATCGACGACATGGGCACCGTAAGGCGCAGGGCGAACATGATGCGATCCGTGAAGATGGTCCTAGTgtattctttcttcttcttgtttttgagTCTACCCATACCAATCCTTCCGATCGTGCAAGCCTTAAAACCAGAGATCCTCATCTGGGAGCCAAGCCTCCCTGGCCTCCTGAAGGTGATCTTCCCCTTTCTTGGTGTGATCAGCTCCAGTGCAAACTTCGTCGTCTTCTTCGCCGTCAGCTCGGCGTTCAGGAAGGGCTTCAAGGTTCTCGTGTCTAACAGGTGCTGCAGGTTCGGTAACAGAATGCCTCGCCCACCTCCACTGCACGCGCAGTTTCGACTTGAACGTCGAACAGTTGCATGAAGACTGGGTTCACGACATTGTGGAGCTGCTTAATTTCCAACCCCAAGAGACTTTGAATTTTTATAATGTTGTGTCGCACTGCAGCTCTGAGAAGGGACTAGTAAACGGCACTAGCTTTAACACGTCACTATAGCAATTTAATGGAGAATCAGTCGCCATTCTTGCCACTTGACAGCACTGAACCAAGGGCAGGTACCTTAAACAGAAATTCCAgtatcgaaaatttcaaaactaaattttcatttaattaatatacttactcaactcacataaatggcattaacttcagttcattgctaagatattgaagtagtactcgaccctggtaaggggggaagtaactcccaaagaaaaacaatccgtagtcaaggacgggagtcacctcccctaccggtaacccgcacatgcgcggtcctgctaccggccgtcattcccccacggaaacacacacctgtaacacatataatgttagcggggatggatgggagggtataaacgatgtgagttgagtaagtatattaattaaatgaaaatttagttttgaaattttcgattcaatcacatattcttacctcaactcacataaatggcagatTGCACATAAAGGCGGTGGGATACTCACATTAAACTCTTGGAAGTATCTGGCCTGCGGCAACCATGGCTGGGAGGCAGTTGGTACCGTCCGGGTGAGTGCTGGCAATGTCCCGGAGGTAGTAGCTGAGGAAGACATCTTGAGACGTCCAGTATGCAGCTTTGAGGACGTCTGACATCCTACCAGACTTGAGGACAGCTAAGGAAGTTGCCCACGCTCGAGCCTCGTGAGTCCGAGGTGATCGaagaggaaggactgactgccccccccccttgtgtCTGCCACCACTGATAGGCATGCCTTATAAGTGTGGAAGACCATCTGGTAAGCGTGGTTTTTGCAATGTCTTTATTTCGGGCTGTATTAatcgaaataaacaacaacttctgagctgATGCTCGAATCGGAGCGGTACGCAACAAGTAAGCCTTAAGCGCGCGTACCGGACAGTTAGAAAGATCCGGATCGCCGGGGGCTAAAATGTCCCGAAGAGGCCGAATGGAAATGATCGGTGAAAGTTGGTcaggtttttgatttttggcGAGAAAATCGGGACGGAAACGCAGTGAAACCGAGCCGTCTCTTTCAAAAGTGATATCACGGTCTAAACCTGAGAGGCCGTGGATCTCGCTGCCCCTTCGCGCGGAAGCGAGCAGTATGAGCATGAGAGTTTTGCGCGTAAGGTCAGAAAGACTAGCGTCTTGTAAAGGTTCAAAAGCACTAGAACGGAGAAATTCGAGTACTAGCAGAACGTCCCAAGCCGGAACAGAAGTTCTCTCCGTTGCAGAACTGAGGGCCGCGCCCTTTAGCACACTCGCGATGACTCCCCCGAGGGAGATGGAGCGACCAAGCTGCTTAAGAGTAACCGAGATGGCTGAGCGGCGAACGCGCAAAGTGGACGCGGCGCGTCCCTGAGCGGAGAGCCATGCCAAGTGGTTTGCGACCTGCATTGATCGCGGGGCGACCGGGACAACATTGTTAGCTGCACACCATCGAGTCCAAGCTAGCCAGTGCGATGAATAAACAGAGGAGGTGGAACGCCTGTGAGCCTTCTGGACTAAGTCCAAAGTAAGATCTGAGGCGCCTGAGCGCTTCAGTGATCGCCGAACAGTCGCCAGGCGTGAAGATCCAGGAACTCGGGGCGATCGTGAAGAATGCCCGTCCTGGGCTGTAGAAGCTCCCCTCGCCGGAGGCTGAGCGGAATTGGCGGGCCGCTGGCGAGCCGCAGGAGGTCCGGGAACCAATGCTGACTGGGCCAGCGCGGTGCCACGAGAAGAAGACGAGGCCGCTCTAAGTCGGCTTTTCGCAGGACCCTTCCGATGAGTGGAGTGGGAGGAAAGGCGTAAGCCACTAGCCCTGTCCAGCTGATCGTCATCGCGTCGATCTTCCACGCTTCCGGGTCCGGAAACGGGGAGACAAAGATCGGAAGGCGACGCGAAAACCTCGTGGCAAAGAGGTCGACCATCGGTCGCTCTACCTGCGCCCAAAGGCGGAGGAGCGCCTGATGTGCGATGGTCCACTCTGTGTGGAGGATCTGAGAGGACCGGCTGAGGGCGTCGGCCAGGACGTTCAGGCAGCCGGGCAGGTAGCGAGCCGAGACCAGAATCTGATGGCGAGCGCACCAAGAAAGGATCTCGCATGCTCGGCTGGACAACAGTTGAGATCGGGAACCGCCCTGTTTGTTGAGGTAGGCAGCGACTGTCGTGTTGTCGGTATGAATCAACACATGGGTGCCCTGAAGGGCGGAGAGAAAATGCTGAAGCCCCAGAAAGACTGCCTCGAGCTCGAGGCGATTGATGTGCCAAAGCCGCTGCTCTTGTGACCACCGACCGGAcgtcgtgtgtgtgtccacgtgaGCCCCCCAACCCTTCTGAGACGCGTCCGAAAAGAGATGcgtggagggaggagggagcGCTATGGGCACTCCCTGCAGAAGCCAAGGGGTGTTCATCCACTGAAGCgtggtctgctgaaaccagACCCCGAGCGGGACTGAAACGTCCCAGCCTTGTGAAGTCGGATTCCAGACTGAACTGAGCGCCGCCTGAAACGGGCGCTTGTGGGATCTGCCTAGCGGAATAAGGGACGAcatggactccatctggccCTCCAGTCGTCCAAGTATGCCCTGAGCCGAACCCCGTGCTGCCGAACGAGGGCACAAAGTTGgcgcaccaccatggtgaatACCCAGGGAGCAAGTGACAGCCCGAAGGGAAGGGCTCGAAACTGGAAGATTCGGTCCCCCCACAGAAAACGCAACCACTTCCGGTCCGCCTCGTGCATGAGGATGTGGAAGTAGGCGTCCGTCAGGTCGACGGACGTCACCCAGTCGCCCGGGCGAAGCGCCTCCCTGACGGTCGCCGGCGTTTCCATGGTGAACCGAATTTTGCGCAAAAAGCGGTTCAGTGGAGAGAGGTCTAAGACTGGCCGCCACCCCCCGGAAGCCTTGGGAACAACGAAGATTCTTCCGTAAAAACCCAAGGAGGAGTGGTCGAGAACCTCCTCTACAGCCTGCTTCTGCAGCAAGAGAAGGATTTCCGCCTGAATTGCCTCCCGAGCGTCGAGGCTGGCCGGAAACCGGAAATTGGCCGGCGCTCTGGACAAAGGGGCCTTGCCTTCCTGCCAAGGAAGGCGGAACCCCGATCGAATCACCCCCATGATCCATAGGCTGCTTGTCCGAGACAGCCACACTGGAAGGGCCCGGGAGAGGCCGCCTGCTACCGAAAGGGTAGAGGCTGGGGGGGTGACTGGATCGGGGGGGTCtcattgggggttgggcttgCGCCCAGACCCCCGCTTCCCAAAGGAAGGTTTACGCTGGTAAGGGCGGGAACGTGAACCACCCCTACCTGCCTGAGACGACTTCTGCCCCGAGGGCTTGCCTGCAGCTGGTGCAGAACTCCGTGGTTTGTTACCGTGCTGCTTAAGAGCGAGTTCCGTCAGTTGCACCACATGATGGTCACGAGCCTCCTCCGTTTGCTGCCGGAGGGCATCCAAAGAGCGTGATCCCAGCAACGCACCCTCTGAGAAGGGAGAGACTCTCAAAGAGTCTATGGTGGCCTTATCCGTGAGGCGTGAGCCGTTAAGAAAAGCCTCGCGCCTCCAAAACACAACCTGAGAGTAGAGCCGAGCAGCAAGAGTCATCTGACTGTCAGTGACCTTCGCGAGGGCCGCCAAGAGCATGGCAGCATCAGCCTCAATGGCATCGTCACGGAACCTAAAAGGTTCGATGGACGAAGCGATGGCTCTCGTGAGAGACCGGATGAGCGTTTCCGCTAAGGAGGTCAGTTCGAGGGAAGAACGCCCGCTCTCCTCCAGCCCGAGTAGACTCTGTTCCGTACACACGGCAGTCCTATCTCGGCTATAACCGTCCTGCCGTAAGCGAGCcagttccggagtcaccggAAGTGGAGCTGTGGGCAGCGAAAACGAGGAGAGAAGAGAATGTGGCCTGCTAGGCAGCCGCGATCTTCTTGAATTAGCTGGGAGGCCGCCGCCTGCCTGAGCCGAGGCTAGCCAAGGCTGAGCAGACGGGGGGGCTTCCCCATGAGCAGCCAAGAGAGGGTAGGGTGTGTTAGCGTCCGCCAACACCTGAGCCATCACAAAAGGGACGGAAGGAGATTCAATGAACCGGAACTTCGCCTTCGTGTCCCCCGCGCCCGCAAAATCTGCCAAAGCAGAAGGAGGGGGTGCGACCACAGTAGAATCGGCGGAGACACCCTCAGGGAAGTACCGTGAGGTTATCTCCGCAGCCAACTCCAGAGTAGGGCCCAGTTTAGTGGGAATCCGTAAGGGGGTAACAGATTCAGAGCAATCCTCATCCCCTTCCTGTTCCTCTCCAAAACCTTCCTGATCTCCATCAGAAGGAGGGtccggcaaaccggaaacccacCCGTCAACGGAAGCGGAAGTGGCTAAAGTCGGTTGAACAATAGACGGAAGCGCCGCAAACTGTCCACCAACAGCACCGCCGACAACCGGAACCGCCGCGGCGGAACCGGAAGTCGGGGCCGGAAGTCGATGCGTAACCAGGGACGGGATAGCAGGGACACTGCCACCGGAACCACTAGCCCGCTGTCCTCCACCGGAAGTGCCTGCCACAGCACAACCGGAAGTCGAGGACGACAACCCGCGGGCAGGCCCGACCGGAAGCCCCGAGGGGCAACCAGAGGAGCCTACCCCCTGCGAACTCGAACCAGGAACGGCGGCAGCCGGACCAAGAGCTACAGGTCGATGACCGCCGACAGAATCTTGTAGGCCAGAGCTGGACAAACAAGACGCTGCTGCCTGCCCCCCAGAGGCCGGGACAGCTGAAACTGATCCCAGGGGGGCAGGCTGGCGCGCTTCGCCGCTCCCTAGCGCACCCGCCACGTGATGGACGGTGTACTGCCGGGGAGGAGCCGTCTGCGAACCCGGCGACGCAAGAGCGTAACCCGGGCCCGCAGGCAAGTGTGAGCCCCCAAAAAGATGGGGACTCCCACAAACGCCGCCCAACGCCGAAGCGCTGGAACCGGGCGGCGCTAAGGCCGCGAACCCCCCTGAAAAGGCAGGGGAATCCGCAACCAAACCAGAAAAATCCGGCCCGAGATCAGCCGACGTAATCGTCGCTGACGGCCGCAGCCTAGAAAGAGAGGCCACCCCCCCCCACGCCAGGCGGGAGGGGAGCGACAGGTCTTTCCGCAGAATGTAAGGCAACTAGGTCATGCTTCAAAGTAGCAAACATTGCCAAAATTTCTTCCCGAGACACGGACTCGCTAGACCGTGGCGTCTGCGAGCGCGAGAGAGGAGAAGTAGAGCGTTCCTGCGTAGGAAAAACCGGTGACGGTGACGTGGAGTCAAGCGAAACCCGTTCTGTTTTCTTAGTCACCGGGTCAGTAACCAGAATTAAAGACGTAGCCTGTGACGAAGTTACAGAGGCACGCGTCTTTGATTTAGACTTAGACTTGTCCTTATCCTTCTCTTTCCCCGGTGAAGAGAGCAGAGAAACAAGTTTGCCCTTGCTTTTAGAGTTTTTGTCCGCCATTTGCAATATCGAACACGCGCACGTGGAGATAAATTACAACAGCGAAAATACTCAAACAAACGCAACGCGTAGCGAAGAGAAGTGAAACGATCTTACCTAAAGAAAGCAACGCAAAGACCAGGGTCAAATGGCCTTCCACAAAAAGgccaaggcaaaaaaaaaatgccGGAGTACAACAACACGTCTGTGCAGTAGTGTTGAAGTGGGTGGAATGACGGCCGGTAGCAggaccgcgcatgtgcgggttaccggtaggggaggtgactcccgtccttgactacggattgtttttctttgggagttacttccccccttaccagggtcgagtactacttcaatatcttagcaatgaactgaagttaatgccatttatgtgagttgaggtaagaatatgtgattgaatcaCTTTTTCTAATTGAGCCGAGGGATTCAATGGACCTGCAGCACGACTGGCAACTCGTGGTTTACACGCCACTTCAGTACTGCAAAATTCAAGACAGTGCATGCCTGAAGTTCCAGCATGTAAGTGCAATCACTGCAATGCAGTTTTAATTTGTTCTGCGAGTCCCGGAACAAATTGCTTAGCACGTGGAAAGCGTCTCAGTCAAGCGTCTGTGTCCTGCCAGAGtcctgttgtttttaaattcagtcAATTTATACTAAATGTATTGCGATAGACTGGGTATCCTTTGTTTTACGACCTTGATATCTTTTAattattgagaaaaaaattttTCACAGATATAtatcgacccagtggtcttttaagtgcacagacaaacactaattagacaaaaTGTTCAGCAGGAAAGACACAAAGCAATGATTTCGTCCTTAATGATTGCTTTAATTGCTTGTATCTTCCCTGCAAGCGGGTGAACATCTTGTCTTATAAGTTTTGTCTAATTAgtatttgtctgtgcacttcaaagatcgctgggtcgatatatctgtgaacgtaacgttttgttttgtcaataattaaacgttccaacaatgtACATGCcttccttgtttgtttgattctgaattttggaacgttgacagtctatttgtttttggagttTTCACCTTGATATCAGTGTTCTTTAAAGACATTGCTTCCTCATTTTGTATTACCTGaagtttaatttttgttttaattaagcTTCCCTCTCCCAGGTTTCATTCTCTTTTAAGATTTTATTTTCTCGGATTTGTTGTGCTCGTAAAGTTACTGAACTTCTCACTTTCAGGTGCATGGAGCCCCAAGGGCTTTCAGCCATGACTCGGGCATCTATCCATTTGAACAAATACCAAGTTTGATGACCTTCTTGCAAAGATTCGAAAACTACAATTTCTCTACGATTTAATTGTTATCATGTTTTAGGGGCGACAGCTTAACACTCGCTCAGCCTTACATCAGGTCCCGCACATGAACTAATTACGGGGATAGCCTACATGAAAGTCTAATCTCCACGAGAGAATGAATTCTTTCTCTCATGAGTATTTTATGTTAAGTTGTGTTTTATGattcaaaaacatttttaacCATGGTATTGGTCTCCGTTTTAGGCTGGTCATATTAATTAGACAATGATTGTTAAGTCATGCATACATAATTATGCATGCATGAGTAAATACAAGTTGCCCTGTGTGATATGACTTGTCACATCCAGCTGGGATGTCAGTGCTCATTACATGTTCTAGTCCAGAAAAAAGCTCTAACAAGTAATTTGGTTGTGTTGTCTTTTGTTggtgatcagtgtgtgtgtaggcgTGTTGAAAATTGATCTTCTACTCTCTCGTTCTACATTTACTTGCAAGACGTGTACACAGTAAATGTGCCTCTCCTTGCTTGTAGATTGaataacaaaaatcataaaacaaGAATTCAAAAGTGATCAGTCCTTTATTTTTAATACTGTTCCAttttccctcacacacacacacacattcacacacacacactgcaactTACTGCAAAAGCAACAGACAATCTGTCAATCATACTGCATCTCCTCCCATTCCATCACCTTCCGATACTGACCAGCTGATTCCACAGAAGCTAGATTTGCCGCAATTAGTCTTCATTGATCCGTCAATCATTGTGATGCCCCACCCCTTCCCCAAGCACCAGCTGTTGTTGCCACTTTGTATATTAAATTATTTGGCAATAATTGCATTGCCCTATCTTCAGACACTGATTGGTCAGTTACAAAAAAGAAGGGTTTTTGAACTGCTTCCTCTCCTCTATTCGTTTGCTCAATGTAAAAGTTGTGGGGAATAGATGAAAATGCCATAATTTGTCCTCTCTGAGACTGGGGATGTTATGTAACATCCACTACCTTCAAACACCGTTCAGCTAACTTCATGTGGATGTGTTGCCacaatgggttttttttatggATCCGTCAATCATtgtgctgccccccccccccccccattatcTTCAAACACGGTTTAGCTAACCACACAAAAATGTCTTTCTtcgtttgtttcctttttcttgGATCTGTCAATCCTTGTGCTGCTCCTCCCCCTCCACCGCCTTGAGACAGTGGTCAGCCAGCTCTACAAAGAGGGGTTCCTGCATCACTGCCTCCATGTCCTTGGCCGGGTCGTCCGTGTTGACCAGGTTCTCCAGGATGGCTCGAAGGTGAGGGTTGTGCAGCATGGCCTTCACCTCTTCACTGTCGCCTAGCAACACAGGTCAAGGAAAAGTTACAAAGGtcatgaaaaaagaagactaCGGTACCATATTTTCGGGACCACACGGTGATctgaccccccaccccccccccccccctttttgagAAAATATGGGTTGCGCCTTGTATAGGTAAGCACTTTGACTCTTTGCAGTCATGAAAACAAGACAGTGACTGTATTCTTTCCACAGTAACAAGGTTATTATGGTAAGTATTTTGTTTAAATCAAATACCCAAACACCTGAAAGTCACTGTACATATTTAGTTCATTAGTTGGCAAATCATTTGTTTTAAAAATTATACCTTTCCTGATCTATGCCTATAAAACGCAAGAAAaagggctctctctctctgagtctctccctctctcaaacacacacacccacatacacacgctCTTGACTTGGGCAATTGCACTTAAGCCTGACTCGTGAAAGAATCAAGTACGCACCTAGCCTGGCAAGTTGTTCAGGTGGAACATAATCCTCATCTTCTCTCGGGCACTCCCACCGCAATGCCTTGGACGCTGAAAGTGACAGGAATAGATTACATGTTAGCAGAATCTCTTGTGTGTtagtgaaagagagaaaaaaatattaaacatGATGGCTGTGGCTATGAATCATCTGAACATGGGCATAGTCTTTTTATACAAAACATATACATTTACCAAGAGGCCGGCCAAGAAACAGAGCAGGGTAAATTTTGTTTTCGAACCTTTCCATGCAATTCCAAGCAagatggacagagagacagacacgtGTACACAACCACACTAGGAAAGCTTATCACCGCTATTTGCTACGTATGATGCAGTGAAacttcccttttaagacacccccccccaatTGATTAGTCCCAAGGGTGTTCTTTCAATCTCATGACACATAACACTGTCAGAGAATTCCAATTTCCAAAGTTTACTCACCAACATCACTTTTGTTTGTGCTGTCACCATTGTCTTCTGACTTTGTATGTGACCCGCAGTCTTTGGCTGAAGACAGAACAACAGGAGCATGAATGAATATTATATTATATGGACTTGTGGTACCTAACTTCTGAAAGAAAAGCactgtaattaaaaaaaaaaaacatagacGCA
Encoded proteins:
- the LOC138977195 gene encoding uncharacterized protein; the protein is MGVIRSGFRLPWQEGKAPLSRAPANFRFPASLDAREAIQAEILLLLQKQAVEEVLDHSSLGFYGRIFVVPKASGGWRPVLDLSPLNRFLRKIRFTMETPATVREALRPGDWVTSVDLTDAYFHILMHEADRKWLRFLWGDRIFQFRALPFGLSLAPWGTHVLIHTDNTTVAAYLNKQGGSRSQLLSSRACEILSWCARHQILVSARYLPGCLNVLADALSRSSQILHTEWTIAHQALLRLWAQVERPMVDLFATRFSRRLPIFVSPFPDPEAWKIDAMTISWTGLVAYAFPPTPLIGRVLRKADLERPRLLLVAPRWPSQHWFPDLLRLASGPPIPLSLRRGELLQPRTGILHDRPEFLDLHAWRLFGDH
- the LOC138976041 gene encoding zinc finger HIT domain-containing protein 3-like, with translation MAACTECKEAVAKYKCPKCYARYCSVGCCKLHKAKDCGSHTKSEDNGDSTNKSDVASKALRWECPREDEDYVPPEQLARLGDSEEVKAMLHNPHLRAILENLVNTDDPAKDMEAVMQEPLFVELADHCLKAVEGEEQHKD